In a single window of the Flavobacterium sp. W4I14 genome:
- a CDS encoding pyridoxine 5-phosphate synthase (product_source=KO:K03474; cath_funfam=3.20.20.70; cog=COG0854; ko=KO:K03474; pfam=PF03740; superfamily=63892; tigrfam=TIGR00559), with product MTKLSVNINKIATLRNSRGGNNPDLVKVALDCERFGAQGITVHPRPDERHIRYQDVYDLKAVIATEFNIEGNCREDKFVDLVLANKPAQVTLVPDAEGQITSNHGWDTVKHKDYLKEMVAVFQKEGIRVSIFVDPVVEMVEGAVETGTDRIELYTEAYAHNYFADREKAVVSYIAAAHHANKLGLGINAGHDLDLHNLHYFAQSIPGLLEVSIGHALISDALYLGLETTVHKYLQQLA from the coding sequence TTCGCAACAGTCGCGGGGGTAATAATCCTGATCTGGTTAAGGTTGCATTAGATTGCGAACGTTTCGGCGCACAGGGAATTACCGTGCATCCACGGCCTGATGAACGCCATATCCGTTACCAGGATGTTTACGATTTAAAGGCTGTTATAGCGACAGAATTCAATATTGAAGGGAATTGTAGGGAAGATAAATTTGTTGATCTGGTTTTAGCTAACAAACCTGCCCAGGTTACGCTGGTGCCTGATGCCGAAGGTCAGATTACTTCAAACCACGGCTGGGATACGGTTAAACATAAGGACTACCTGAAAGAAATGGTTGCTGTTTTCCAGAAGGAAGGCATCCGTGTTTCTATTTTTGTAGATCCGGTTGTAGAGATGGTAGAGGGCGCAGTAGAAACCGGAACAGACCGGATTGAATTATATACCGAGGCTTATGCGCATAATTATTTTGCCGATCGCGAAAAGGCAGTAGTGAGTTACATTGCTGCGGCACATCATGCCAACAAATTAGGCTTGGGAATTAATGCAGGGCATGATCTCGACTTACACAACCTACATTATTTTGCGCAGAGCATCCCAGGTTTATTAGAAGTTTCAATTGGTCATGCGCTCATTAGTGATGCGCTTTATTTAGGTTTAGAAACAACCGTTCATAAATATTTACAACAATTGGCTTAG